The segment agccTGCTCTTGGTCCTCCCCACCACCACCCAACTACCCACCCACACAATCTCATATGAAAGATCATAAGTTCATAACAGCAAGTAGTTGTATTAATAATATCATTATTATTCTTTCCACATCATTATTATTGTTAACATTTGATCATTTGGAAAAATAGCACAGAAAATCAGAACAGATTATAATTGGAAATTGCTTGACAATATACTGCCAACGTTGAAGTACCTTACCTTTTACTGTACTGGAACTACAGGCCCTTGCTGGAAAATCCATGGCATAACTCAGCGTTTGAAGGTGTTGGATTTCTCAGGCTGTTTCTTCCAGCGAACTCGAGGAATCAGGATCACTTTACAGTGTAATCACATATTGGATGATAAGCTCCCTTCTCTCTTCTTTAGCTGAACATTGTCTTACTTTCTCTTTCAACTGATATTGCCCTGTTGCAGTGATTGGATTAAAAATTGTCTTGACATATGGGATTCTGTCACAAATTGTAACTTCTGGGACGTCCAATGGGCTTCCATCATAGCACGTTGTATAAAAAATTCCAGATCGGTGAACTGGGATGCTTTTCTGCCCTTGTTATTCACAAGATACTTGAACATGTTTGAGGTATGTAAGCACTTTCAGTTTTATACCTACATACTAGTAATTGGTAGTCATATTGGTTGCTTGATGAAAGTCAGAGGGGACAATAATTTGCATAAAACCTTACATGTCTTGCTACACAACTGTTTTCTTTTTTGATTGCTAAATTTTCTTAAGGATAGTATTATTTGTtttatcctataaaaatgaagcaGGTATTAGTTTGGTATTCTTAAAAtttgtttgttttgttttcCATCCAAATTTTATGTCTCATGCACAGTGCTAAGGGTTTAGATAAAGGGTAGTGGAATTGCAATGGCAGGGCGTTTCTATTGTTGATAGTTGACACTAACTTGAATCAAAGCCCATACTATAAACTTATCAATTTAATGTTCAACAATCCAAGATGACATCAGAACAATGCGTGTTAATATCAATCATGATTTTGAAATCAAGATTATATCCCCTGAAAACGAGTGGATAGTTTCATATGAATTTTGGAGTCCTTTTAACATGAGGTCAAATCTCATAGAATAATTCCTTTGTGTATCAAAATGGTCATTCCTGCAATTTTCATGTGCTTTGCATTTTTGCAGCCAAAATCTGTGTTTTCGTCATACTGCATTTTTGGAATTTGTTTCAAAGAGGCCTTAAgaggttttttaaaaaaatgctaTAAGTTATTAAGGATATATTAGGACCATTCTCTATAAAACATGCTTTAAGAATCTTGAATGTTTCTGCTGCAGTGATTCTACTGGTTCATGTAGTGGACCACTATTTGTGAGAGAGAGCTAAAGATAACCACAATGTCCAATTGCATCTTTAAGCTAATATCAGCTCTATAGTTTGTTACATGAAACAATCGTGTTTTATAAAATGCTTTCTTGGAACTAtcaaagtttccaaaatatttgtCACTGTTTCTGACTCTGTTCAACTAAATCATAATTCATAAAGGATATTTGCATGTGCATTTCTTGGTGAATGATCTATATTTAAACAAGAAAACTGCATGTTATTATGATATTCATTTGGTGTATTGAAATACAACTATTTGTTACTccttgttccaaattataagtcgttccgGCTTTTCTAGGTACATTGTTTTTGCTATGGACCTAGATATAagctatgtctagatacataatagaagttatgtatctagaaaagccagaacttataatttggaatggagtaaCTGTGCAGAAAGTTGCTGTATTAATTTTTTGCCAATTTATCTACATATTTCTTTGGCTATTTCTAGGTTCCTATATCAAGTGGGAATGGTTCATACCCCTTTCCAGTGGAGGTTCCTGGGAACACAAGATTTTTATTTTCCAGTAAGACCAGAACATTTTCCAAGGCAATTGCGAAGTCTATTGTAAGTTATTGACATCCTTTCagcttttatttattttcaatcTGTCTGGCTTATGAAGGATACaccatccattccaaattataagttgctCTGGCTTTTCTAGGTACATAGCTTTTACTTCctccgttctaaattataagacattttggcttttctagatacatagtttatagtaaaagcaatgtatctagaaaagccaaagcatcttataacttataatttggaatggagggagtacttgtgTACTTTCGCCTCTGAATCTCTGATGCCTTGCTATGGGGTGAATATAAGTAATGACATTTAATTAGGATCACTTATTCAGTCAGTAGCCTGTAAAGATTTTGTATAATGTAGActctaatgataaaactttTACTGTCATATATATTAATACTAGAAGGATACCCCGTGCGTTGCCGCAGGATTTTCTTAAAATTAAATCTGTTATATACATAGCATTGCTATATAGTATTATGTGTACATATGAATTTGAGTTGCAtgttattttattgtattatgCTGCTAGTGGTGGTTAGGATAATCATTCATGGACTGATCTGGTGACAGGAAAGGACACAGTGAGAAGAAAATAAATGATACCAAAAATTTGAAAGCAAGATGTACATAGGAATCTAAATTACCAATCTGATTAAGGTAGTGATAGCAAACTACTCCATGTATTACCTGCTAGCCGGACGTCACTTCCTGGAAGGTTGGTGAATCATCAATAATGTACGCTTGGTGCAGCGCCTTCAAGTTTCCAGGGTGGTTGCATAGAGGCAAAACAAAAGCATGCGTTGTTGTGGAAGACAATTCATATATAAAGGGATGAAGATGAAACCCCTATAGGTGGAGAAGCTAGGTGGACAGAGGGTAACAGGCAGAATGACTGTTTAGTTCTtgacgcttcggtccattttagGTGCATTTACGGACACATTTAGGCCCAAGGAGATCAGAGGTCAGTGGGGTTGCTGCAGTAAATAAAAGCGAGAAGGCAGAGGGATGCTTTGCAGAAACCATGGCGTGAAGGACAGCTGAAACTGTGCTTCCATGTACTGCGAGTCATGCATTGGCTCTGCATGCTTGGGCTGTTAGTGGAGTTGTGGGACCCTCTGGATGACGTGGCTTCACAAAATCGCAGAGAAAtctctagtggggtttagctttataagagtatacaATAAGGATGTGACTAAAACCTGACACCTATCTGTTTAAGTTAATCACAAGTGCCTGTCTAGGTACATTAAACTTGAGTGGCATCATCTTCATTCCTCCTTGGATCCCATCGACCACCACCTACCGCCCAATGCCCCAGTGCCCTTATGGCTTCCAGTGCCTACCCCATGATGCGGCACTACCCAAGGCCGGCGGTGAGGTGCCTCCCTGCTGTGCCACCCACAACCCTCACCACTACCACTCGATCCCGCTGTACCCGTACCACTCTGGCAAGATTCCTGCACCCTGACACAGCTGACACCACTGCAGCCGGTGGTGCAGTGCCACCTTTGCCTCCAGGGACGAAGCCAGAAAAAAATTTAGGGGGGGCTGAACAAAAGTTCTACATTAACTTAGCTCTACTATTACCCCTCATAAATATGGATTAATGatgaaattcacaaaatatatctaaaaagtAAAGTTCTCAGCCCACCCTACCTTATAAATttgtgtctaaaattagaaTGAGAGCACTAGAAATTCCACTGGGCCAGCAGCGGTAGGGGGGGCTGgagcccccctagccccacTGCTGGCTTCGTCACTGTTTGCCTCTCACCTGCCTCCAAGCTGGCCTGCTTCCAGCTTCTACAATAGCAGGGAGAGGAGCCCACCTAGAACACAAACCCCCTGGCCCTAAAGGGTCAGTCATGGCTTCTACGGTGGTGAACTTGGTGAGGAAGACACAGTCTGGAACTTTTGTGTGTGAGCATGTGGAAGGGGATAGGACTGGTGTTGTTTGTGCTGCTTGTGAAGAATAGCCTCACAGTGAGAGAGATAATAAAGTGATGCATGTCTGGTTCAAGCTTGCTGGCTTAGGATCATTGGATTTTAATACGGAGGCAACAAGGAAGGGTTTTTTGATAAGGTTAAATGGAGACCTCTAGTTTTTACCTTCACAGAAACATGCTTTGCAAATCAAACATGGAGATGATATTTTTATGTTACTTTATATTTATATAGATGTTACACCTTGCTGTACTTGTTCAACTAAAAGCAAGAAAGGGTCACACCCATTTTTATTTCTACCTTTTGCAGGTATACCTTTTGAAGCCTAAAAGTTTAGCATTTGAGTATTTTGAGAAGCTCATTAATTTTTTGGAACAGTATGCCTTCTGACCATTGGTCTTCTTTGAGCTTGCTGCAGAGGCCTTTTTATTTGTTCTAACCTGAGgaattttggtttttaggttCTATCATCCGTCAAATGGGGGTCGTTGGACCTACTCATTGGAACGTTTCCTGCGGTATCTTGTTGATTACTTTGAGAAACGCCTTCAATATGAACAATTGTAAGGGATCAATCTTCACTTgcatgtgcagcttgaaaaaaaATCATCTTATTGACTGCAGCTCATCTGTTTCAACATAAACACTGTAGTGGTACGACAGTTGAGGACCATGATCAATCTTATCTCGGAAAGGAAGAACGGTCTGTTTTTGTCAAAGTTATCTTGAAATTACTGGATCGTGGTCAGTACAGCAAGGATAGTTCTCTTGCTGAAACAGTTTCCGTTGCAACTTCGATCCTGTCTTATGTTGAACCAACCCTCGTGCTTCCATTTGTTGCAAAAAACTTCCAACTAGCCTTAGAGACAGTAAGTTTAACTAGAAATATGCACTGACCTTCATTTTGTATAGATATTTTGTGGTCAATGTGAGCCTTGCAATCTGTTTAGTTTTCATTAGCATACTTAATATATTCAGAAACAAGCTAATCATTTGAATGGTTTTCTAACAGACTACAGCTACCCATCAGTTAAAGAATGCTGTCACATCTGTTGCATTTTCTGGACGTGCTCTTCTTCTATGTTCTTTATGCTCATCTCAGTCTGATGATAGCAGTGTTGTTGATTCATTCAGTGATCTTGTTGTCGCTTCCCTTTCAAATGCATTGCTTGGCATGGATGCCAATGATCCACCTAAAACTATTGCTACAATGCAGTTAATTGGTTCTATATTTTCAAATGTAAGTTTTTTCTTTACATTATCTTCTGCAATTCTGTTTTCCGGTAAAGAGTACTTTGCTAACTCTCCTAAGGTGTATATAGCTAGCTGCAGTTGGTGTTAGTGATGACGTGCCTACATTCCTCCAATCTAGTACTCTCTCGAACTGGCTAGATGAATTCTTTTCCCGGCTGTTTTCTGTGCTCCAGAATCTGGAATCAACTAGTCCCATGTAAGCAATGATCGCTAGAGTCTCACATCTGAGATTTTTTCTCCTACTTTTTCAAATACTTATCAGAACATTGTAATGACATCCCATTTGGATATGCAGTAATGAGGGTTACCAAAGCTCATTCATGTCAGGCACTTTTCTTGTTGAGGACAGCCCATATTATTTTTGCATGCTTGAAATTCTTCTAGGGAAGTTATCAAAACCCTTATTTAATGAGGTATTTACATTCTTGTTAATATGTGGCACTCTTCCTTGTCCCTGGACTTGAATTTCCCACCACAAAtgtgtttcattttttttttgcaattaaCAGTCCCTGAAGAGAATTGCCAAGTTCGTTAATGCAAATATCCTCCCTGGTGCTACTTCAGAAGTTGGGCTTCTTTGTTGTGCCTGTGTTCATTCATATCCTGAGGAGGCTTCAGTCTACCTTGTAAAACCAATCTTAGAGACTATCATGTCATCCTTTGAGGGGACTCCAAGCACTGGTTATGTAGGAAGGGTAGTTGCAGACAAAACATCTACAAAGGTTTGCTCAGATGTAAAACGTCTATTACAGTATTACTTGAGCTATTCCATACTTACAACCACTTGCATCTAATGACATGCAGGCTGCACTTTCTCCTGCCCTGGAAACAGCACTAGATTACTATCTGAGGGTTTTGGCCATATCCATCAGTTATGCAGGTCCCGTGTTACTCAACTATAAGGAAGAACTAAATCACATAATAACATCTGCATTCCAGGCCCCTTCATGGAAGGTAATACTTTTCATTTATCTTTTCATACATTCGAACAGCTAGTATCCCCATGTCCCCATCATATATTATACTATGTTagatgacaaatttccttttcccttGGAATGTTAGGTTAATGGAGCTGGGGATCATCTCCTTCGCTCTCTGCTTGGAAATCTGGTTTCTTATTACCCAATTGATCAGTACAAGTATGTTTACGTCATGTACACTTTTTTTCTCAAACACATACACTTGATGtttctttattttatctataacaTGTTTACCCACCGACCAATATATTATTCTGTTTGTATAGGCCATTCACTTGTCAGCCTATTGGAAGTATTATTGAACCATGGGGATGTTCGAAAGCTCATCAGGATAGGGAGGCTGAAATGCTTAATTTCCCTCCAAAGTGGCATGATCCCAGTCATGATGAACTCTCTTTTGCAAATGAATTACTACATTTTCATTTTCAGTCAGCTTTAGAAGATCTTTTGAATATTTGTCAGACAAAAGTTCATTCTGAGACAGGTAGATATGCTAGTTCTGTCCATGGAAACAACCTTGCCATCTATTTTTTGATTAGTCACCTGTAATGTGATAtgtgcaaaagaaaaaaaagacagTACATGCCTATTCAAGTACATTGAAGTCCATGTATTATCTTTTTGTGCATTTGTGCCCTATTTTCTGTGTTTGcctatttgatttttttttgtttttcttttagcAGGAGATGAGAAGGAGCACCTAAAAATAACCCTATTACGCATTCACTCTGCATTGCATGGTGTAATGTCTTGCTTGCCAGAAATTCGCCCATCATATAAAGATGGGAGGTCCCTGGAAGTGGAGTCCGCATTCTTCATAGCAGGATCTGCTGGTAGCACTGTTGGAAGCTCAGAAATGCGTGAAAAGGCTGCAGAATTTGTGCACATAGCTTGCAGGTGAACTATTGTTCTtaattagggatgaaaacggatcggatacggacgaatATCAcctatatcatatttgttttcatatttctggtcggatttggatttgaatacggataatgtcaaccatgtcggataagaaaagattggatgtcgacatcataaatatacgatttaagtattggGATACGAATACGGTATTAGATATTAAATATTCGAACTCAGATATAGACAGATCTGAACCCGTCTAAATGAATTCGGTCtcaaatacggtcggaaaatatctgtaccgttttcatccctattcTTAATACATACAGTTTCACTTAACATTTACTATATGGTCTCACCAATTGCTCTGTCAACAGGTACTTATTAAAGGAAAGAACTGATGACAGTATTCTTCTAGCACTTGTTGTGCGTGTGATTGATGCTTTAGTAAACTACGGTatgttaactaggctcaaagacTCAAGCTGAGTAATTTTTGCTGTTTATGTGACAGTTTGCTGTGTAGGCAGCTTGGAATATCAAGAATGGTCAAGCCATGTTCAAGCTTGGAAACTAGAATCTGCTTCCATAATTGAGCCTCCATGCAACTTCATTGTTCCATTTCATGCTCAAGGAAAAAAGAGGTATGCACATCTGCATTTGTGGGTTCTGATTCTGCTATATGGGCTGTTGTTGAACTTTCTCTACTTTGTTTCCATTAGACCTAGATGGGCACTTGTTGACAAAGCAAACTTGCATAGTACATGGAGGTGTTCACAATCATCATATCACAGATACAGAATGAATGCAGATGTTTCACCATCTGCCCTCATGATTAATTTGATGAATGATCTCTTAGATCTCTCACTACACAACTATGAAACTGTTCGATCGTAAGTtatctctctctctatctcttGGTTATAATTGAAAATTGTGTTTAAAATTTAGTATAGATTTTACTTGCAGTGTTGCCATCAACATTTAAACACTTACAAACTATGTGTTTGCTGATCAGCATACCTTTTTTTGAGAAGATGAGTGTACCTGAATTCCCTTATATTTTGCCTGCATAAAGCATTCCCTTATAACATCACCATATTATTTCTGTTTCTGTACATTCTTATGCAGGTATGCTGGAAGATCGCTTACAAGATTGTTGAAGCGCTGGCCTTCTCTAATCGCTCACTGTGTTCTCACACTTACGGGAAATTTGCGTGACCCAAAAgctcctgaacatgtggttcttGGTTCTTGCAGCATTCTGATCTCACAGACTGTTTTAAGACACTTAACCATGGTATGTCTATTTCACAATTTACATGCTTTAGGTCTAAGCTAAATCAATAATGTGGATAGTATTAACATAATTGTTCCATATAGGATTCTGTTTCCCTCTCTTCCTTTATCATGGGAATTCTGGAAAGGTATACTCTAGAATTCTACTACGCATAATTTCTTCATTTTTACTATTCAGCATGTTTTATTTTATTGCGCATCTCACTTCCAGTAATAAGAATAATTAGAACTTGATAAATGTGGAATAGAAAAGTATGCTACTTGTTCTTTTTGAAATGGGGCTATGTCACTAACTCCATTCCTTTCTTCTGTAGCTCTCATCATGAATCATTGAAGTGTCAGAAAGCTATTACTGAGGTGCCGTTTAATAGAaaactcaatctctaaaagaaaaggagataaaataaataaaatcctAAATTAAGGAGTGCCActgaagtttttttttaatatgATCTTTACAGCTCTTTGTAATGTATAATATACGTTTCTCTGGAATATCAAGGAGTTTCTTTAAAAATCCTGAAAACCAAGCTGACAAGCCAGGATTTCTCAGTTTAATTTCTCAAATTAATGCTTTGGGCTATGAGACTAATGGACTACATTGGAGGTAAGAAATTTGTATATTCTGACAAACTGAGACATTGCAATTACATTTTTTTGCTATCTGAAAATTTAAGTTTTTTCATCCCATTTATATATGCTGAACCAGTTTTTCTATTTCAGTTTTCTACCGTTTGCTTCCTTTCAGATTCCGTACTGAGCTCTCTTTTCAGTATATATGTCAAGGGCCTCAAACCCTAGGATAGCATGACCCCGACTACGTAGCTCGTAGTCGCGATCCGTCTTCTCCGGCGAGGTTTACCCCTCCGCCGCAGgcttagttgagagagagatagGTTTAGAGATAATACTTTGCTTGATTCTCCAAGTTCAGCAAACCGAATACAAATAGCCTTCTGGCTCAATCGAAAAGGAAATAACTAATCACTCCTTGATTGTAGGACCTTAACAAACTAATCAAATCCTATCTTTCTATCTTCCTAGCCACTGCCAGCCAAAACCTGGCCCGCACGGTCACCGCAGCCAGCCGAACTGGCCTAGTTCGCGTTCGCGTGCTCTACGGCACGACGCGCGTCACGGCTGCGCCGGCGTCGGACGTAGCCCTAGCCCCACATGACATCTCTCCCCTTGGAgatccagctcgtcctcgagctgaaaTTCTAGGTAGGTGGCGCGGAACTCGTCAAGGTCTTCCTATGAAGCAACTGATGCCGACTCGCCACGCCAGTGTACGAGGACTTGGTAGACACCTCGAGCCAAGCGCGTTTGGGTGACACGCTCTGGAGCAGGGATGACGGCGCTATGCTTGATATCCGACAGGGGCGGTGGAGATGATGGCGGTGTCCCGatgaacttcttgagcatgctGACGTGGAACACGTCGTGGAGGCGAGCTTGCGATGGAAGCGCCAGGCGCACCGCCACGGCGTTGACGAGCTCGATGACGCGATATGGACCGACAAAGCGAGCTTTTAGCTTGCCCGATGTAGCTTGGGGCAATGACAACGCAGCACGCTGGTGCAAACGAAGTAGAACCCAATCACCGATGGCATAAGACACGTGTCGATGATGCTTGTCATAGTGGCGTTTCTGGACCGCCTGGGCCTGCTCCAAGCGATGGCGGACGTCGGCCAAAAAGGCGTCACAGTCCTCCATGTCCCGGGCAACAGCAGCAACGCGCGTCTCGCCAGGTTCGTACGAATGAATGGACGGCGGGTCGCAGCCGTACACCACGCGGAACGGTCTCTCGGAGCGATGTCTGGTAGGCGGTGCTGTAGACATACTCCGCCCAGGGTAGCCACTTGAGCCACTGTCGAGGGCGATCGCCGGTGAAGCAGCGCAAGTACATGACGATGACGCGGTTCGCTGCCTCCACCTGCCTGTCCGACTAGGGATGGAACGCAGATGTCATATGCAGCTTCGTCCCCAGCAGCCGCATGAGCTCGCGCCAAAACGTGGAGGTGAACACTGGGTCGCGACCGGAGACGATGGACTGCGGCACGCCGTGTAGTCGaacgatgtcggtgaagaaggcTTGCGTGACAGTTTCGACGGTGTATGGGTGGCCGAGGGCGATGAAGTGACAGTATTTGCTGAAGCTGTCGACGACGGAGAGGATGACCGACTTCCCATTGACCCGGGGAAGGGCTTCGATGAAGTCGAGCCCAATGTCTGCCCACACCATCGTGGGAACAGGCAAAGGCATGAGCAGCCCCGCTGGGTTGAGGTGCTCGGACTTGTAACGTTGGCACGTGCCGCACGCCCGTATGAACTCCTGCACAACACGACGCATGTTGGGAAAATGAAAATCTCGGCGAAGACGGTGGAGGGTGCGCTGGACGCCCTCATGGCCGTCGTTGTGGACCGCCGCGACGATCTCCTGGAGCAACGGCGAAGTCGGTGGAATGTAAAGGCGCCCGTCAAACAACACCATGTCATCCGCCACCGCCCATGGCGTGGTGCGTGCGTCGGACCGAACGCCGTCGTGGATGGTGACCAGGGCCGGATCGGTCGCCTGCGCGTGACAAAGCCGTCTGATGAAGTCGAAGTGTGGTGCAGACATGGCACAGAGGGTGCCCATGCTGTCCTCAACATCATGACAGGACAGGGCAtcgatgacggtgttcatgGCTCCAGACTTGTATTCGACAGCGAAAGCGAAGCCGAGTAGCTTGCCGACCCAATGGTGTTCACTAGTAGCGAGGCGCTGGTCGAGCAAGAGCTTGAGACTGTGGTGGTCCGTCTTGACGAGAAAACGTCAGCCCCACAGGTAAGGTCTCTAGTGCCGCACCATGAGCACAAGACCCATGAGCTCCCGCTCATATGCCGCCAGGGAGCGATGCCGGGGCGCAACGGGCCGGCTGAAGAAGGCGACCGGGTGGGCCTCTTGAAGCAGCACGGCGCCAAAGCCGTATGTGGACGCGTCGCATTCCACGACGAAGGTCTTGGTGAAGTCGGGCAACGTTAGGACCGGCGCCGAAGTCAGTGCCCCCTTTAGGGCGTCGAATGCAGCCTCCGCTGCCGGGTTCCACAGGAACCCCTCCTTGAGAAGCGCCGTGAGGGGCGCTGCTATGGCACCGTAGTTGTGGACGAACTTCCTGTAGTAGCCGCCAGGCCGAGGAAGCCGCGCACCGCCCGTGCGGACCGAGGTCGAGGCCAGTTGTGGATGGCCTGAACCTTGGCGGGATCCATGGCGATGCCGGCCGCGGAGATGATGTGGCCAAGGTAGGCCACGGAGTCCACCCCGACGGAGCACTTAGAGCGCTTCACGAACAGACGGTGCTGGTGGAGGAGCTCGAATATGATGCAGAGGTGCCGGAGATGGTCTGCCCAAGTGGTGCTGTAGATTAAAATGTCATCAAAAAAGACCAGTGCAAACCGCCGGAGGTAGGTGCGGAGGATGTCATTCATCAGCGCCTGGAACGTCGCCGGAGCATTGCAAAGCCTGAACGACATCACCAGGAACTCGTAGAGCCCGTCGTGGGTGCGGAACGCCGTCTTGTGCATGTCCTCCAGGCGCATCCGGACTTGATGGTACCCTGAGCGCAAATCCAGCTTGGTGAAGAAGTGGGCGTCGTGGAGCTCGTCGAGAAGTTCGTCGACGACGGGTATCGGGAACGCGTCCTTGAGGGTGTTGAGGACGCGGTACTCGACGTACCGCCACGAACCGTCGGCCTTCTTGAGAGGATCGGGGAGGAGAAGGGCGAGTCGCTGCGGCGGACGACACCCTGCTTAATCATCGCGGCGCACTGACGTTCTAGTTTGTCCTTGTGCGCCGCCGGGTAGCGGTACATG is part of the Sorghum bicolor cultivar BTx623 chromosome 10, Sorghum_bicolor_NCBIv3, whole genome shotgun sequence genome and harbors:
- the LOC8072832 gene encoding proteasome activator subunit 4 isoform X2, with translation MHLYNAWLPPPVATAARGEAAAFAGAVRTAADAWLPGDPDSAYATLKWISVFDLFIKAKSDIAPEDVQALVKLGLEIFHASHNKFVVQIKWGGLLIRLLRKHGKRLSLDVQWRPLYDTLIRTHFKRNMGPEGWKVRKQHFETVTSLVRASRNFFPEGVAAEIWSEFRPLLENPWHNSAFEGVGFLRLFLPANSRNQDHFTVDWIKNCLDIWDSVTNCNFWDVQWASIIARCIKNSRSVNWDAFLPLLFTRYLNMFEVPISSGNGSYPFPVEVPGNTRFLFSSKTRTFSKAIAKSIVYLLKPKSLAFEYFEKLINFLEQFYHPSNGGRWTYSLERFLRYLVDYFEKRLQYEQFGTTVEDHDQSYLGKEERSVFVKVILKLLDRGQYSKDSSLAETVSVATSILSYVEPTLVLPFVAKNFQLALETTTATHQLKNAVTSVAFSGRALLLCSLCSSQSDDSSVVDSFSDLVVASLSNALLGMDANDPPKTIATMQLIGSIFSNLAAVGVSDDVPTFLQSSTLSNWLDEFFSRLFSVLQNLESTSPINEGYQSSFMSGTFLVEDSPYYFCMLEILLGKLSKPLFNESLKRIAKFVNANILPGATSEVGLLCCACVHSYPEEASVYLVKPILETIMSSFEGTPSTGYVGRVVADKTSTKAALSPALETALDYYLRVLAISISYAGPVLLNYKEELNHIITSAFQAPSWKVNGAGDHLLRSLLGNLVSYYPIDQYKPFTCQPIGSIIEPWGCSKAHQDREAEMLNFPPKWHDPSHDELSFANELLHFHFQSALEDLLNICQTKVHSETGDEKEHLKITLLRIHSALHGVMSCLPEIRPSYKDGRSLEVESAFFIAGSAGSTVGSSEMREKAAEFVHIACRYLLKERTDDSILLALVVRVIDALVNYGSLEYQEWSSHVQAWKLESASIIEPPCNFIVPFHAQGKKRPRWALVDKANLHSTWRCSQSSYHRYRMNADVSPSALMINLMNDLLDLSLHNYETVRSYAGRSLTRLLKRWPSLIAHCVLTLTGNLRDPKAPEHVVLGSCSILISQTVLRHLTMDSVSLSSFIMGILESSHHESLKCQKAITELFVMYNIRFSGISRSFFKNPENQADKPGFLSLISQINALGYETNGLHWRYNLMANRVLLLLILASRSESGIYSQMLAKIAGHFLRNLKSQLPHSRMLAISALNTLLQGSPHKASAQDSKQSVDHPEDCNISSTEEILNEIIREEGFMNETLNSLSHVHIISDNDGSSKASYGASSFQSGSDKAITYFYFDFSASWPRTPSWISLVSGHTFYSSFARIFKRLIQQCGMPVISSLQTTLEEFLVSKERSRQCVAAEAMAGMLHSDIIGNLECENNWLMVQMHKIMLAPSVESSPEWAACIRYAVTGKERAGTRAPVLRQKVLECLCSPLPHSMATSVLAKRYSFLSVALIEISPPKMSPAEKQYHVKILDELLDSMNHSSAQVREAIGIAMCVTTSNMRLSGSFGTGCSPQDLCGDVSMFEQTGNEYWSGRLTDGANELAVSIQNSTQSKQLESTSDLAEDSMDDREQADAKRMETIFHFMIASLKSGRSSVLLDIIIGLVYPILSLQETSNKDLSLLAKSAFELLKWRILHRPFLETAIRSILSSVSDPNWRTRSALLSYLRTFTYRHTFILSGSEKSQIWQTIENLLVDNQVEVREHAAGVLASLMKGIDEDLSKDFRERSYAQAQRLFVARRRNLKSSVATIHGAVLALTASVLSVPYDMPSWLPSHVTLLARFIREPSPIRSTVTKAVAEFKRTHADTWSIQKDAFTEDELEVLRDTSSSSSYFA
- the LOC8072832 gene encoding proteasome activator subunit 4 isoform X1, whose product is MHLYNAWLPPPVATAARGEAAAFAGAVRTAADAWLPGDPDSAYATLKWISVFDLFIKAKSDIAPEDVQALVKLGLEIFHASHNKFVVQIKWGGLLIRLLRKHGKRLSLDVQWRPLYDTLIRTHFKRNMGPEGWKVRKQHFETVTSLVRASRNFFPEGVAAEIWSEFRPLLENPWHNSAFEGVGFLRLFLPANSRNQDHFTVDWIKNCLDIWDSVTNCNFWDVQWASIIARCIKNSRSVNWDAFLPLLFTRYLNMFEVPISSGNGSYPFPVEVPGNTRFLFSSKTRTFSKAIAKSIVYLLKPKSLAFEYFEKLINFLEQFYHPSNGGRWTYSLERFLRYLVDYFEKRLQYEQFGTTVEDHDQSYLGKEERSVFVKVILKLLDRGQYSKDSSLAETVSVATSILSYVEPTLVLPFVAKNFQLALETTTATHQLKNAVTSVAFSGRALLLCSLCSSQSDDSSVVDSFSDLVVASLSNALLGMDANDPPKTIATMQLIGSIFSNLAAVGVSDDVPTFLQSSTLSNWLDEFFSRLFSVLQNLESTSPINEGYQSSFMSGTFLVEDSPYYFCMLEILLGKLSKPLFNESLKRIAKFVNANILPGATSEVGLLCCACVHSYPEEASVYLVKPILETIMSSFEGTPSTGYVGRVVADKTSTKAALSPALETALDYYLRVLAISISYAGPVLLNYKEELNHIITSAFQAPSWKVNGAGDHLLRSLLGNLVSYYPIDQYKPFTCQPIGSIIEPWGCSKAHQDREAEMLNFPPKWHDPSHDELSFANELLHFHFQSALEDLLNICQTKVHSETAGDEKEHLKITLLRIHSALHGVMSCLPEIRPSYKDGRSLEVESAFFIAGSAGSTVGSSEMREKAAEFVHIACRYLLKERTDDSILLALVVRVIDALVNYGSLEYQEWSSHVQAWKLESASIIEPPCNFIVPFHAQGKKRPRWALVDKANLHSTWRCSQSSYHRYRMNADVSPSALMINLMNDLLDLSLHNYETVRSYAGRSLTRLLKRWPSLIAHCVLTLTGNLRDPKAPEHVVLGSCSILISQTVLRHLTMDSVSLSSFIMGILESSHHESLKCQKAITELFVMYNIRFSGISRSFFKNPENQADKPGFLSLISQINALGYETNGLHWRYNLMANRVLLLLILASRSESGIYSQMLAKIAGHFLRNLKSQLPHSRMLAISALNTLLQGSPHKASAQDSKQSVDHPEDCNISSTEEILNEIIREEGFMNETLNSLSHVHIISDNDGSSKASYGASSFQSGSDKAITYFYFDFSASWPRTPSWISLVSGHTFYSSFARIFKRLIQQCGMPVISSLQTTLEEFLVSKERSRQCVAAEAMAGMLHSDIIGNLECENNWLMVQMHKIMLAPSVESSPEWAACIRYAVTGKERAGTRAPVLRQKVLECLCSPLPHSMATSVLAKRYSFLSVALIEISPPKMSPAEKQYHVKILDELLDSMNHSSAQVREAIGIAMCVTTSNMRLSGSFGTGCSPQDLCGDVSMFEQTGNEYWSGRLTDGANELAVSIQNSTQSKQLESTSDLAEDSMDDREQADAKRMETIFHFMIASLKSGRSSVLLDIIIGLVYPILSLQETSNKDLSLLAKSAFELLKWRILHRPFLETAIRSILSSVSDPNWRTRSALLSYLRTFTYRHTFILSGSEKSQIWQTIENLLVDNQVEVREHAAGVLASLMKGIDEDLSKDFRERSYAQAQRLFVARRRNLKSSVATIHGAVLALTASVLSVPYDMPSWLPSHVTLLARFIREPSPIRSTVTKAVAEFKRTHADTWSIQKDAFTEDELEVLRDTSSSSSYFA